The DNA region GTCCGTCCGCAGGTGTCCGGTATCATTCTGAAGCGTAATTTCGTTGAAGGCAGCGATATCAAAGCTGGTCAGTCTCTCTATCAGATCGATCCTGCGACCTACCAGGCCGCTTACGACAGCGCCAAAGGCGACTTAACGCAGGCGCAGGCGAATGCCCGTATCGCGCAGCTGACCGTTAAGCGTTACAAACCGCTGCTCGGCACGAAATATATCAGTCAGCAGGATTACGACACCGCCGTGGCGACCGCCGCGCAAAACGATGCGGCCGTTCAGGTTGCTAAAGCCAATGTGGAAACCGCTCGTATTAATCTGGCGTACACCCGCGTGACCTCCCCGATCAGTGGCCGCATCGGCAAATCCTCCGTGACCGAAGGTGCCCTGGTGCAGAGCGCACAGACCACCGCGCTGGCGACGGTTCAGCAGCTGGATCCGATGTATGTTGACGTTACGCAGTCGAGCGAAGACTTTATGCGCCTGCGTTCAGAGCTGGAGTCAGGTCAGCTGAAGCAGAACGACGGTAAAGCCAACGTTACTCTGCTGATGCAGGATGGCAGCAGCTACGCGCAGACGGGTACGCTGGAGTTTTCTGACGTCACCGTCGATGAAACCACCGGTTCCATCACGCTGCGCGCCATTGTGCCGAACCCGAACCACACCCTGTTACCGGGGATGTTTGTACGTGCACGTCTGGATGAAGGCACCAACCCGAATGCGCTGCTGGTGCCTCAGCAGGCGGTTACCCGTACCCCAACCGGCCAGGCAACGGTAATGGTCGTGGGCGCGGATAACAAAGTGGAATCACGTCCGGTCACCACCTCGCAGGCGATTGGCGACAAGTGGTTAGTCACCGGCGGGGTCAAAGCGGGCGAGCGGGTGATCAGCACCGGTCTCCAGCGTGCCAAACCTGGCGCACAGGTTACTCCACAAGAAGTCTCAGACGATGCGAAAGCGGCACCCGATGCAAAGCCGCAGTCTGACAAGTCATCGTCATAACAGGAGCCGTTGATTCATGGCTAAGTTCTTTATCGATCGCCCCATCTTTGCGTGGGTGCTCGCCATCATCATCATGCTGGTCGGTGCGCTATCGATTCTCAAACTTCCGATCGAGCAATATCCCAATGTTGCGCCGCCGGCGATTGAGATTCAGGCCTCTTACCCGGGTGCGGATGCGAAAACGCTGCAGGACTCGGTGACCCAGGTCATCGAGCAGAACATGAACGGTATCGACGGACTGATGTATATGTCCTCGAGCAGCGACTCCTCCGGTACGCTGACCCTGACGCTCTCGTTTGAGTCAGGCACCGATGCGGACATCGCGCAGGTTCAGGTGCAGAACAAACTGCAGCTGGCGACGCCGCTGCTGCCGCAGGAAGTTCAGCAACAGGGGATTCAGGTTAAAAAATCCTCCAGCAGCTTCCTGATGGTGGCCGGTTTCATCAGCGACGACGACAATATGACCCAGAATGACATTTCTGATTATATTTCGTCGACCATCAAGGATCCGCTGAGCCGTACCAAGGGCGTGGGTGACACCCAGGTCTTCGGTGCGCAATACGCTATGCGTATCTGGATGGATCCGCACAAGCTGAACAACTACAACCTGACGCCGGTTGATGTGATCAGCGCGCTGAACACCCAGAACACCCAGGTCGCTGCCGGTCAGTTAGGCGGTACGCCACCGGTTCCGGGTCAGCAGCTTAACGCGTCGATCATTGCGCAAACCCGTCTGACCTCAACCGATGAGTTCGGCAAAATCCTGCTCAAGGTCAATGAGGATGGTTCTCAGGTTCGCCTGCGCGACGTGGCCAGGATCGAACTGGGTGCGGAAAACTACGAGATCATCGCCCGCTACAACGGCAAGCCTGCTTCCGGTATCGGTATCAAGCTGGCGACCGGTGCGAATGCGCTGGATACCGCCAATGCGGTGAAAGCTGAACTGGCCAAAATGCAGTCGACCTTCCCGGCCGGGATGAAAGTGGTCTATCCGTATGACACCACGCCCTTCGTAAAAATCTCGATTTTCGAAGTCGTGAAAACGCTGATTGAAGCGATCGTGCTGGTGTTCCTGGTGATGTACCTCTTCCTGCAGAACTTCCGCGCGACGCTGATCCCGACTATCGCCGTGCCGGTGGTGCTGCTGGGTACGTTCGCCGTAATCAGTGCTTTCGGTTACTCGATAAACACCCTGACGATGTTCGGGATGGTGCTGGCGATCGGCCTGCTGGTGGATGACGCCATCGTTGTGGTCGAGAACGTCGAGCGCGTTATGGCCGAAGAGGGCCTGCCGCCCAAAGAGGCGACCAAACGTTCCATGGAGCAGATCCAGGGCGCGCTGGTGGGTATCGCGCTGGTGCTGGCCGCCGTCTTCATTCCGATGGCGTTCTTTGGCGGATCGACCGGCGTTATTTATCGCCAGTTCTCCATCACCATCGTTTCCGCCATGGCCCTGTCGGTACTGGTCGCCTTTATTCTGACGCCGGCACTCTGTGCCACCATGCTGAAGCCGGTTGAAAAAGGCGAGCACGGCAAAACCACCGGATTCTTCGGCTGGTTTAACCGCATGTTCGACAAGAGCACCAACCACTATGTGGACAGCGTGGGCCACATGATCCGCAGTACCGGTCGCTATATGCTGATCTATCTGCTGATCGTGGTGGGTATGGCGTTCCTGTTTATGCGACTGCCCTCCTCCTTCTTACCGGAAGAGGATCAGGGTCTGCTGCTGGCGCAGGCGCAGCTGCCGGCCGGTGCAACCCAGGAGCGTACCCAGAAGGTGCTGGATCAGGTCACCGACTACTTCCTGACTCAGGAGAAGGATTCGGTTAAATCCGTGTTCACCGTTAACGGCTTCGGCTTTGCCGGTCGCGGACAGAACACCGGTATCGCCTTCGTCAGTCTTAAACCCTGGGATGAGCGTACCAGCAGCGACATGAAAGTGCCGGCGATTGCGGGCCGTGCCATGCAGGCGCTGGGCGCGATCAAAGATGCGATGGTGATTCCGTTCAACCTGCCTGCGATTATCGAGCTGGGTAACGCCACCGGCTTCGACTTCGAGCTGATCGATCAGAACAACCTCGGTCACGAGAAGCTGACGGAAGCGCGTAATCAGCTGTTCGGCATGATTGCCCAGCATCCTGATACCCTGGTGGGTGTGCGTCCGAACGGGCTGGAAGATACCCCGCAGTACAAGCTGACGATCGATCAGGAGAAAGCGCAGGCGCTGGGCGTATCACTGAGTGATATCAACACCACGCTGGCAGCCTCCTGGGGCGGCTCCTACGTCAACGACTTCATCGACCGTGGTCGCGTGAAGAAAGTGTACGTTATGGGCAAAGCGGACTCGCGTATGTTGCCGGACGACATCGGTAAGTGGTACGTGCGGAACAGCAGCGGAACCATGGTGCCGTTCTCGGCCTTCTCAACCGCGAAATGGCAGTACGGTTCACCGCGCCTTGAGCGTTACAACGGCCTGCCGGCGATGGAGATCCTGGGACAGGCTGCGCCGGGCAAGAGTTCGGGTGCCGCGATGGATCTGATGGAAGAACTGGCGGCGAAGCTGCCTGCGGGGATTGGCTATGACTGGACCGGTATGTCCTATCAGGAACGCCTGTCAGGCAACCAGGCCCCTGCCCTCTACGCTATCTCGCTGATCGTGGTCTTCCTCTGTCTCGCCGCGCTGTATGAGAGCTGGTCGATTCCGTTCTCGGTCATGCTGGTGGTGCCACTCGGGGTAATCGGTGCGCTGATCTTTACCACGCTGCGTGGCTTAAGCAATGACGTCTACTTCGTGGTGGGATTACTGACAACCATCGGCCTCTCGACCAAGAACGCCATCCTTATCGTCGAATTTGCGAAAGATTTGATGGATAAAGAGGGCAAAGGGCTGATTGAAGCGGCGCTGGAGGCGTGTCGTATGCGTCTGCGTCCTATCCTGATGACGTCACTGGCGTTTATTCTCGGGGTACTGCCGCTGGCAATCAGTACCGGCGCCGGTTCCGGTTCGCAGAACGCAGTAGGTACCGGCGTTATCGGGGGCATGGTCACCGCAACGCTGTTAGCGATCTTCTTCGTGCCGGTGTTCTTCGTGGTGGTCCGCCGCCGCTTCGGCAAGAAAAAAGATAACGCAGCAAAAGGTCATCCGGTCACCTCTGACCAGACACACTAAGCTGTCATCCGTTAAAGGGCCGCGCAAGCGGCCTTTTTTTTGCCTGCAAGTCTCTTTTCAGCTGCGGCCCTCTGCAGGTCGCGGCTTTGTCCTTCGCCCCGAGCTTCCCGCTTTACGCCTTTCGGACACGACGATCGTTGCAATCCTGGACGGTCTGCCGCATAATATTGTTATAGTATAACATTACAATTGAGAGCATTATGAAAGCGAATATTCATCCTCACTATCGTCCGGTGGTCTTCCACGACACGTCGGCTGACGTCTGGTTCAAAATCGGATCGACCATCAAAACCGACCGTACCGTGGAGTTTGAAGGCGAAACCCTGCCCTACGTCACCCTGGATGTGTCATCGGCTTCGCACGTTTTCTACACCGGTAAACAGAAAGATTTCGCCAAAGAGGGCAGCACCGCACGCTTTAACCAGCGTTTCGGGCGCTTTCTTGGCCGCAAATAGGAGGTGAGTCATGCAGGTCGTCAGCTCGCTGCGCTCCGCCAAAAATCGCCATCGCGATTGCAAAGTGGTGCGCAGGAAAGGACGTGTTTACGTTATCTGTAAAACTAATCCACGTTTCAAAGCGGTGCAGGGAAGAAAAAAAAAGACGCTAGTGTGTGTCGTGATGACTGGCCGGGCTTGCCCGGCCTTTTTTATGCTTACTGCATGCTCTTCAGCATCGCATTCACGTTATGTTTAAAGGCGGCCTGATAGGTTGCCGCCGGGCCTGAGGCCGTGGAGAGGGCTTCCGGATAAAGCTCGCCTCCCGGCTCCGCGCCGGTGGCACTGGCAATCTGCCTGACCAGCCGCGGATCGGTCTGGTTCTCGATAAAGTAGCGGGTAATGTGCTGCTGCTTCAGCTGAGTGATTAACCCCCCCACGTTGCTGGCGCTCGCCTCGGCTTCGGTGGAGAAGCCCACCGGTGCC from Pantoea deleyi includes:
- a CDS encoding type B 50S ribosomal protein L31, encoding MKANIHPHYRPVVFHDTSADVWFKIGSTIKTDRTVEFEGETLPYVTLDVSSASHVFYTGKQKDFAKEGSTARFNQRFGRFLGRK
- a CDS encoding efflux RND transporter periplasmic adaptor subunit; this translates as MNKIRGLSPLAAALMLSGSFLLTGCDNNKSEQAAQQQPPAVGVVTLKTEPLKISTELPGRTSAYRVAEVRPQVSGIILKRNFVEGSDIKAGQSLYQIDPATYQAAYDSAKGDLTQAQANARIAQLTVKRYKPLLGTKYISQQDYDTAVATAAQNDAAVQVAKANVETARINLAYTRVTSPISGRIGKSSVTEGALVQSAQTTALATVQQLDPMYVDVTQSSEDFMRLRSELESGQLKQNDGKANVTLLMQDGSSYAQTGTLEFSDVTVDETTGSITLRAIVPNPNHTLLPGMFVRARLDEGTNPNALLVPQQAVTRTPTGQATVMVVGADNKVESRPVTTSQAIGDKWLVTGGVKAGERVISTGLQRAKPGAQVTPQEVSDDAKAAPDAKPQSDKSSS
- a CDS encoding efflux RND transporter permease subunit; the protein is MAKFFIDRPIFAWVLAIIIMLVGALSILKLPIEQYPNVAPPAIEIQASYPGADAKTLQDSVTQVIEQNMNGIDGLMYMSSSSDSSGTLTLTLSFESGTDADIAQVQVQNKLQLATPLLPQEVQQQGIQVKKSSSSFLMVAGFISDDDNMTQNDISDYISSTIKDPLSRTKGVGDTQVFGAQYAMRIWMDPHKLNNYNLTPVDVISALNTQNTQVAAGQLGGTPPVPGQQLNASIIAQTRLTSTDEFGKILLKVNEDGSQVRLRDVARIELGAENYEIIARYNGKPASGIGIKLATGANALDTANAVKAELAKMQSTFPAGMKVVYPYDTTPFVKISIFEVVKTLIEAIVLVFLVMYLFLQNFRATLIPTIAVPVVLLGTFAVISAFGYSINTLTMFGMVLAIGLLVDDAIVVVENVERVMAEEGLPPKEATKRSMEQIQGALVGIALVLAAVFIPMAFFGGSTGVIYRQFSITIVSAMALSVLVAFILTPALCATMLKPVEKGEHGKTTGFFGWFNRMFDKSTNHYVDSVGHMIRSTGRYMLIYLLIVVGMAFLFMRLPSSFLPEEDQGLLLAQAQLPAGATQERTQKVLDQVTDYFLTQEKDSVKSVFTVNGFGFAGRGQNTGIAFVSLKPWDERTSSDMKVPAIAGRAMQALGAIKDAMVIPFNLPAIIELGNATGFDFELIDQNNLGHEKLTEARNQLFGMIAQHPDTLVGVRPNGLEDTPQYKLTIDQEKAQALGVSLSDINTTLAASWGGSYVNDFIDRGRVKKVYVMGKADSRMLPDDIGKWYVRNSSGTMVPFSAFSTAKWQYGSPRLERYNGLPAMEILGQAAPGKSSGAAMDLMEELAAKLPAGIGYDWTGMSYQERLSGNQAPALYAISLIVVFLCLAALYESWSIPFSVMLVVPLGVIGALIFTTLRGLSNDVYFVVGLLTTIGLSTKNAILIVEFAKDLMDKEGKGLIEAALEACRMRLRPILMTSLAFILGVLPLAISTGAGSGSQNAVGTGVIGGMVTATLLAIFFVPVFFVVVRRRFGKKKDNAAKGHPVTSDQTH